The proteins below are encoded in one region of Aequorivita iocasae:
- a CDS encoding DUF1328 domain-containing protein, whose product MKNYTFQFLIVTIITALLGFTGLEYPGDFFVRLICLFAGIGLMISCLDAVIVSRKQRRPKKNPQL is encoded by the coding sequence ATGAAAAATTATACTTTCCAATTTTTAATCGTAACCATTATTACGGCATTACTGGGCTTTACTGGCCTAGAATATCCCGGTGATTTTTTTGTTAGATTAATATGCCTCTTTGCGGGAATTGGCTTGATGATTTCGTGTTTGGATGCGGTCATTGTTTCGCGTAAGCAAAGACGCCCCAAAAAAAATCCTCAATTATAA